The genomic segment TGGAAAAACACCATCACTTCGGCTTCGTTACAATTGGTGATTTTGGTGGAGGAACCACCTGCAGAATCAGATTATGAAGATCCAATGGATTCTGTGTGGCCGGTGCGCTTGATGGTGCGTACCGGAGTGGATGCGCCACAGGCCATTCAAAAGGGCTCGATTGATAGTGGCGGAATGGAGCAGCTTCGTTCACAATATGAATCTGCCAAGACCACATCATTTTTGCTTGATCCCGCTCGCGATGACGCCATGTTAGGGCATATGGTCGATATCGCCCAAAACGGTGATTGGGATATTTTCTTAACCACAGAAGAAATAGTCAGCTTTATTTCTCATGACGTAGCAAAACTCCGCAAAGCTGGCATCCCGGTCATGCTGCCCAAGGCGTGGAGTACCTATGAAACGCGCGCACAGGTAGAAGCACGCACTCCTGGCGATGGTGCAGATTCAACGACGAAGGCGATTATTGGCCTTGACCAGCTGGTTGAGTACAACTGGCGCATCAGCGTCGGCGATATCACGCTCTCAGATGAAGAGATGCGGGAACTCATCGATTCCAAAACAGGCCTCATCCGCCTGCGCGGCGACTGGGTCATGGCCGACCAAGATGCTTTACGACGGATCACCAGTTACATGGATGAGCTGTCGAAGTCCTCAGAAAAGCGTGCTCGCACTGAGATGGAAAAAGTGGCCATGGAAGCCAAACTTGCAGAAGCAAGTGGGGCAGAAGGCTGGCAATTGCTGGCTGCCAAAGCAGAAACGCTCCGTAAAGAATTTAATGAGAAGTTCAGCGGCGATGGTCATGGCGAAGTAACTCTTGCTGAACTGCGTGAAATCGCATTGAAAGCAGCAGAAAATGAGCCAGTAGAATTTACTGGATCGCAGTGGTTTAACTCTTTGCTGGGTGGCACTGAAACTCCTGCTCCAGTCCGAGTTGATATCCCTGACACTGTGCATGCAGAGCTGCGCGAATACCAGCATCGCGGAGTCGATTGGCTGTACTGGATGTCGGAAAACAACCTCGGTGCTGTCTTGGCTGATGATATGGGATTGGGCAAGACACTCCAGCTGTTATCCCTGTTGGCTGTCGAACGCGCCAAAGCACCTGATGTGGTCCGCAGCCCAACGCTTGTGGTGTGCCCGACCTCTGTGGTGGGTAACTGGGCAGCTGAAGCGCAGAAGTTTGTGCCTTCGCTCAAAGTCTTGATGCACCATGGCCCACAGCGGTTAAATGATGAAGAGTTCTTGATTAAAGCCAAGGGCATGGACTTGATTGTCACCTCTTATGGCGTGGTTACCCGCGATTTCAAACTCATAGGAGAAGTTGGTTTTGAACGCATTGTGCTTGATGAAGCCCAAGCGATTAAGAACTCTTCTACCAGAGTGTCTAAAGCAGTGCGCTCGCTGCCGTCACGCCACCGAGTTGCTCTGACCGGTACCCCAGTGGAAAACCGTTTGTCTGAAATGCGCTCCATCCTAGATTTCTGTAACCCAGGAGTTTTAGGTTCCGCATCGTTTTTCCGTAATCACTTTGCCAAGGCAATTGAACGCGAACAAGACGACACCATGACAGAGCGTCTACGCCAGCTCACCGCACCGTTTATTTTGCGCCGCCTGAAAACAGATCCATCCATCATTGATGACCTACCGGAGAAAACCGAGAAGATCATCCGCGTAGATATGAGCACCGAACAGGCTTCCTTGTACAAAGCCTTGGTGGAAGATGTGCAAAAACAGCTGGATGAGCGCCAAGGGATGTCGCGTAAAGGCCTCGTGCTTGCCACCATCACACGCATTAAACAGATCTGTAATCACCCGGCACACTTCTTGGGTGATGGTTCTGATGTGACCTTGAAGGGCAAACATCGATCCGGCAAGGTAGAAGCGCTGATGGAATTGATTGATGCAGCGGTGAAAGAAGAGCGTCGCATGTTGATTTTCACCCAATATGCAGCATTTGGACGTATTCTTTCACCTTATTTGTCTGATCGATTGGGCACCACTATTCCGTTTCTCCACGGTGGCGTGACCAAACCTGGACGTGACCGCATGGTGGCAGACTTCCAATCAGAAGATGGCCCACCAGCGATGATTTTGTCATTGAAGGCCGGCGGTACTGGCCTCAACCTCACTGCTGCATCGATTGTGGTTCATATGGATCGCTGGTGGAATCCTGCCGTGGAAAACCAAGCCACTGACCGCGCTTTCCGCATTGGTCAGCAAAAAAATGTTGATGTGTACAAAATGATCACAGCAGGCACCATGGAGGAATCTATTCAAGATATTCTCGATGGAAAAATGCATCTGGCCAGTGCCATCGTTGGTGAGGGCGAAGGTTGGATCACAGAGCTTAACCCTGAAGAATTGGCTATGCTGATGAGCTACCGCGAAAGGGAGGGCGCAGATGACTGAATCACGCCGCGTGAAAATGGATAACGTGATTTATGCCAATTTTGGCAATAAGAAACGCGTATCCACGCCCGAAGATCGCGTTCAAGTGATCAATAAATCGCGCGATAAACAGTTCAGCCCTGCCGGTCACCGTACCGTGATGTTGACGGAGAAAAACGCAGATAGCGGTAGGCGTTCCCGCGGTGAACAGTATTACCGCAACGGAAATGTCACGGGTATCACCGTGATGGAAGGCCGAGTGGAGTGCACCGTGGCAGGCTCTCAAAATGAGCCGTTTACCACCACTGTGACTTTTCCCTATAGAAGCTCGGATAAGTTGCGAGAAGCCTATGCAGCCATTGCGGATACTCCCAATGGCCTGCGTTTAGTACGCGAGGGGCATTTGACCTCATCCATGCTGGATCATCTGGTGGGTAATCCAGAGGAATCAATTTATTTTGATTGCACCTGCCCGGATCGTTCCTTGGTGTGTAAACATGCCGTAGCAAGCGCATATTATGTGGCTGAGAAAATGACCTCTAATCCTGCGTTGATCCTCGATATCAGGGGCCAAGGATTGGCAGGTTTAGAAGCGCTGATCCGGACTTATCACACCAAGGTGGATACGGAACCGGAAGATAATGACAGCTTCTGGAACGGCAAGGAACTACCAAGCTTGCCTGATCCAAAGATCGCTTCTGCCATAGATGATTCCGATATTAACTATCTGCACAAGGCCTTGCGTCTGATTTCCTATACCTCGCTTGAGCAGTTGCGCGCAGTGAGCGATATCGAAGATATGTATGAAATTTTGGTGTCTAATCACCCTGATAATCAACGGGTGTATGAGGAAGAAGATACGGATTAAACTGGTGTTTTAGGCATTGATTACCCCCACAGGGGAAGTCTGTGTCGACCGTGCATGATGAGATGAGCGCTATGAATACAACAGTTAAGTTTTTACACTCTTCAGATCTTCAAATAGGAATGACGCGGTGGTTCTTATCCGATGAAGCCCAAGCGCGTTTTGATGATGATCGCATTAGGGCCATCGAAAAGATGGGCAGGGTAGCGCGTGAGTATGCTTGCGAGTTCATTGTGCTTGCAGGCGATGTCTTTGAGCACAATTCTTTAGAGCAACGCACTACAGGCCGTGCGTTAGAGGCATTGCGTTCACTCAAAATGCCGGTGTATTTGCTGCCAGGAAACCATGATCCGCTGACCGCAGATTCACTGTTTTATCGGGCTAAAGATATTGCTGGCGTGACCATTTTGGCAGATACTCAAACCCATCAGATCAGCCCAGGCGTAGAAATTATTGGTGCGCCGCTACAACATAAAATTGCTACTTCTGATCTTGTCGCAGATGCCTTAAAAGATTTAGAACCTACCGATAGTATCCGTATCGCAGTGGGGCATGGGCAGGCAGAAGCTCGCACAACGCACCACCGCGCAGATTTGATAGATCTGCACAATGTGGAAGCAAAATTGGCTGAGGGCATCATTGATTACCTTGCGCTTGGTGATACCCACTCGGCACAGCCCGTGGGAACAAGTGGCAAAGTGTGGT from the Corynebacterium crudilactis genome contains:
- a CDS encoding DEAD/DEAH box helicase encodes the protein MTSHLLHGLWIKDRGLQLWIEQVEGHRIVLPEVVESGTFPPVVDQILQGKTFRPRMNVHLRTPKGRHVELPTPTAAFTPEEAVTVFSQLSFLKAETPAATRAQRASIAPDLWWLISMYQGLARFVQAGRVTLRTVMIDNAWWPQWQLSASLSERGWLAEMNHAAPGILRINGGRDLAGSMSNELPHWIANAILRDYRDETMPYARHEFIDSLLYNHSLRKGSTMLTHALNQWKNTITSASLQLVILVEEPPAESDYEDPMDSVWPVRLMVRTGVDAPQAIQKGSIDSGGMEQLRSQYESAKTTSFLLDPARDDAMLGHMVDIAQNGDWDIFLTTEEIVSFISHDVAKLRKAGIPVMLPKAWSTYETRAQVEARTPGDGADSTTKAIIGLDQLVEYNWRISVGDITLSDEEMRELIDSKTGLIRLRGDWVMADQDALRRITSYMDELSKSSEKRARTEMEKVAMEAKLAEASGAEGWQLLAAKAETLRKEFNEKFSGDGHGEVTLAELREIALKAAENEPVEFTGSQWFNSLLGGTETPAPVRVDIPDTVHAELREYQHRGVDWLYWMSENNLGAVLADDMGLGKTLQLLSLLAVERAKAPDVVRSPTLVVCPTSVVGNWAAEAQKFVPSLKVLMHHGPQRLNDEEFLIKAKGMDLIVTSYGVVTRDFKLIGEVGFERIVLDEAQAIKNSSTRVSKAVRSLPSRHRVALTGTPVENRLSEMRSILDFCNPGVLGSASFFRNHFAKAIEREQDDTMTERLRQLTAPFILRRLKTDPSIIDDLPEKTEKIIRVDMSTEQASLYKALVEDVQKQLDERQGMSRKGLVLATITRIKQICNHPAHFLGDGSDVTLKGKHRSGKVEALMELIDAAVKEERRMLIFTQYAAFGRILSPYLSDRLGTTIPFLHGGVTKPGRDRMVADFQSEDGPPAMILSLKAGGTGLNLTAASIVVHMDRWWNPAVENQATDRAFRIGQQKNVDVYKMITAGTMEESIQDILDGKMHLASAIVGEGEGWITELNPEELAMLMSYREREGADD
- a CDS encoding 2-oxo acid dehydrogenase, coding for MTESRRVKMDNVIYANFGNKKRVSTPEDRVQVINKSRDKQFSPAGHRTVMLTEKNADSGRRSRGEQYYRNGNVTGITVMEGRVECTVAGSQNEPFTTTVTFPYRSSDKLREAYAAIADTPNGLRLVREGHLTSSMLDHLVGNPEESIYFDCTCPDRSLVCKHAVASAYYVAEKMTSNPALILDIRGQGLAGLEALIRTYHTKVDTEPEDNDSFWNGKELPSLPDPKIASAIDDSDINYLHKALRLISYTSLEQLRAVSDIEDMYEILVSNHPDNQRVYEEEDTD
- a CDS encoding metallophosphoesterase family protein, with product MSTVHDEMSAMNTTVKFLHSSDLQIGMTRWFLSDEAQARFDDDRIRAIEKMGRVAREYACEFIVLAGDVFEHNSLEQRTTGRALEALRSLKMPVYLLPGNHDPLTADSLFYRAKDIAGVTILADTQTHQISPGVEIIGAPLQHKIATSDLVADALKDLEPTDSIRIAVGHGQAEARTTHHRADLIDLHNVEAKLAEGIIDYLALGDTHSAQPVGTSGKVWFSGAPETTDFHDLDPERVGGEVNSGKVLVVTASKEAVEVEEIEIGKWTFQAFSRDISSTEDVQEFLDTLRAYPDKSRTVIKYGLRGTITLEQNRLLEEGIAELEDVFASLKPRERTTDLVLEPGEEELANLDATGYAAEVLRELADSVVNGAAPEEDRDALNLLFRLSREV